The Cyclobacteriaceae bacterium DNA segment ATATTATTTGACATATTCTCTCATTTTTTCGGTTCCATGGGAAATCGCATTGAACAATAATTCAATGTCAACGGAAGAACTTCCGTCTGTTTGTGATGTAATCACTTTGTAACCACCGGGCACCATCTCGCGGTACAGAATATGCTCACCTTCAGGTGATGACGTGGTGGCGAAATGCAGTTTTGACGCGATCTCATAGATGTTTTTCTGCATGATGAATTTTCCCTGCTCGAGCATGAGTACCCTGTCGATCAGGTTTTCCACATCGCGAACCTGGTGCGTGGATATGATCACCAGCTGATCCGAATCCAACGAGCCCGCCATCACTCTTCTGAAAATTGACTTGGAAGGTATATCCAATCCGTTGGTCGGTTCATCTAAAACCAGTAGCCGGCATTTGGTAGATAGCGCAAACGAGATGAGGAATTTCTTTTTCTGACCGTAGGAAAGTTCATTCAGGCGTTTGTTTTCGGGTAGTTCAAAGTCGGTGATTAAACGCTTGAGCAGTTCCTGATCAAAGCGTGGATAGAATCCGGAATTCGCCTTTACATATTGCCTGATGGTAACACTGGGATGATGAAATTCTTCGGGCAGGAAATACATATCCTGCAGCAGTGATGGCTCGCGTTCAGCTGGTTGCTGATCCATAATGCGCACCGTTCCCTCCGTTGGCCGCAGCAATCCAATCATCAGTTTCAGCAAAGTTGTTTTGCCGGCTCCGTTTTTACCCAACAGCCCCACAATGCTACCGGAAGTGAGTTCACAGTTCAGTTCGTGGAAGAGTGGCTGTATTTTTTTGGAGTACCTAAATCCTAAGTCGTTGATAATAACCATTATATCTGATTTACTGTATTACTTTACTAATACAGTGTAATAATGGAGGATTGTTTTCAATTTTCCAAATGGATGGGCATAGATTAATAACTTTTATTTATGAGGAGCCATGTTGGCAATGCATCCTTTCAGTCGACTGCCAGGCCATTAAGATTAACACATGAGCCCGGTTAAAATATTGAAGGAGGAGTAAGTAGTAGGAGCAACTAAGAATATAAATAATCAATGTTCTTGAAAAAGTAATTTAGGGGAGATGCAGAGCGAAACTACATACACAAAAGGGTATTTAGACTGGATGTGATCAATGTAGTATTTGCTCAGCTATTCCGCACCAAGAAATATTGGTGGCTAGCAGAATTTAATCTATTTTCCGTTATGGAATAACGTGACAGTACGCATCTAAAGGATGATATTCATTTTTACCTTCTGCCTATGAGAAACTATACGCTTACAACTTTTTACATCATCCTGTTCTGGTTCTTCGCACTAAATACCCAAGCACAACCCATCCATTGGGAGCTTGGCCCGCAAAAGGGTTTTGTGTATCAGATTAGTAATCAGGAGGCACAAAAGTTATTGACCACATCCAAAACCGATGAAATTTTTAAGGACTTGTTGCATTCCGTTATTGATACATTCGATATTAATACCGGATGGACAGAGCGACCATCAAAGGGTCACTTTATTCTGGTTCGTATTCATAAGAATAAAATTCATTGCGAATACACAAGTGTTTTTCCGTATCAGGTATTTCTGCTAAAAGAGTTTGGTGCTCTCGCACTCCAGGTGCTTGACCTCGAAGGAAATATTCGGGAAGATGCTAAAGTGAAATTGGGCTTAAAAAAAATCCGAATCGATACGTTAACAAAAACCTATCGGATGGAAAATGAATGGTTTACAGGCAAGAAACGCTATGTAACGGTTGAGCTTGAGGACTTTAGAAGTGTCTTTAACATTGAGAAACACGAAGTTCCATCGTGGTATGATAACTACTACTACAACAATGACGATGGCCCCGATTTCTATAGCTATATGATCACGGATAAAAACCGGTATAAACCGAATGAACAGGTGCGTTTTAAATCGTATGCGTTGACGGGAGGAAGATCACCGTTACGAAAGGAA contains these protein-coding regions:
- a CDS encoding ABC transporter ATP-binding protein gives rise to the protein MVIINDLGFRYSKKIQPLFHELNCELTSGSIVGLLGKNGAGKTTLLKLMIGLLRPTEGTVRIMDQQPAEREPSLLQDMYFLPEEFHHPSVTIRQYVKANSGFYPRFDQELLKRLITDFELPENKRLNELSYGQKKKFLISFALSTKCRLLVLDEPTNGLDIPSKSIFRRVMAGSLDSDQLVIISTHQVRDVENLIDRVLMLEQGKFIMQKNIYEIASKLHFATTSSPEGEHILYREMVPGGYKVITSQTDGSSSVDIELLFNAISHGTEKMREYVK